The genome window AAGACATCAGCCGAGCCAAATTGATGCCTTCAGTATCCCTCAGTGTATCACTGACAGAATCTAAAGTGTATGATATTTGTGCGATCTCTTCGTTCTCACAGGCGGTGAAACAGAACCCCAACAGCGCCACCTCTGACAAAGCCACCCCCAGCCGCTCTGGGCCTGTGAAGAAGGAGAGCATTGGGGCTCAGTACCGCCACCACCCGCTCAGAGCCCGTCGCAGGCCACCCAAAGGCATGTACCTGGAGCAGTCCGACATCACGTCCCTGTCAGCCTCCCAGGATGCTGGAGTTCTCACTGTGCGGCAGCtggacacacagctggtgtCACTCAAGAGACAGGTAGATGCACTAATGCACTTTCAGAGGTATTTCAAGGATCATCAACAGGATTTTTGTGTGTCTTAAATTATAGTTGTCAGTAAAGGTGACTATTTCACACAATAAATAAACTGCCATTTCACGTGTCAGATGTAATGAATTCAGTCTCTCTTACGgttgctttgttttttacagtatgAATATTTTACAAGCAGGTTCCAACAATAGAAAATGATCCAAGAAAACCTCAAAGGTCGCACAGAGTGCCAACATCTGGTGGAAACTAGAAAAATGAGACTGTGATATACTAATTACAATATTCTATTTAATTTTCACAAGTTTAAACTGCAACTTACTGTTTGAGTAGAAAGGCAGGAATGGATGCTCAGTGCCCAGTTAAAGTCACAGAAATGGCTTCTTGTCTGTGTTAATTTTTGGTTAATGGCATTAAAAATaaagccctcctctcctcctttctccactTTTCCTCTCAGGTTCAGTCAATTAAACAGAACAACAGTATTATGAAACAGGGCTTAAATGAAGGAGTGGACACGTTCAAACCTGCTGACGTAagtcttttccttccttcttcacGTAGTTCATCCATCCCctctttgatttgtgtttcctgccAGTACTCATCTCAGATCTCTCTGTAGTTTgtcccccttcctcctctcatttcttcACTCTGCTCTTCCCCAACTCCCTCCAGATATTATTTCTCCCCCGTGTGGGACTGAGATTAGTCTTAATCTGCTCTTTGCTCTCATGCAGCcatcttcatccctctctcttcttcctcctaaccacctctctctctcccgcccTCTCTCAGCCTGCCCCTAAGATGAACTCCCGTTGgaccacagaggagcagctccTGGCTGTGCAGGGTGAGTAAAGGCTACAGagtcacctcctgctgctggctctCCTCTTCCCACCTCACAGTCACAGGCAGAAGTCagacacatttatattcatCTTATCCACAGACCCTGCCTGTGTCAGTCAGTACTGCACAGCACTGATGCATGCTGTACAGGAGAAATATTACTCAATAATATTATTGTAAGTCCCTCTCTGCTTCGGTGGTATTAATGTAGTGAAGCTttgctatataaaaaaaaaagaggtggcaaaagtacaAATGTTGTTTAGTCTAACAGAAGTAAGATGGTATTTATTACCTCCATCAAGGTTCTGTTTCCACTTATAtccgtttgttggttggttggtttgtcagcaggatggaggacgggtctctGCCCTCAAGATTGTGAGGAGAGTTCAGATGCTGTTAGATGATCCGACAAGCACATAAGTGAAGCTTATTTAGGCCTCCATTCTAGATAATTACTATTGAAAGGAACACAGTACCTGCAGTTCTAATCCATAAGTTGCAGCTAAAGACAAGTGCAGCATTGCTGCAGTCGGTCAGTGTGCTTTGAgtaaatcagctgcagctgcgtAGTGCAAACAGGACAAGAGAAATCAGAAGCTGAAAGACAGCAACGTGTAGTGGAACGAGTGTGAAGCGGGACGGCCTGGAAAGAGCAGGTGCACTCAGCCGGCCGACCTCAGATGAAGGTCAGCTGCCGCACGCATCAACAAACCCGCTCACGCTACATTCACTCCAACGCTCTCCGCTCTCACACACTGCCACGTTTCTCTGACAGGGCGAGAGAAAGCAGAGTGTTTTTGTAGCCTTGTGATGGCAACACATTGGTTGTGAGTGATGTGTATTGACACAGCAATAACCTGAtgatttttcttctgtctgaTCAGCTATCCGTCGCTATGGTAAAGACTTTGCAGCCATCGCCGAAGTGATTGGGACCAAAACACCAGCTCAGGTGAGCATCCGCTCTCTCGAGGGTTTAACTGGCAAGAACACCTCTCTAACCCTCCATCCACCCATGCCTTTAATTTCTGTGTGCTGCCTATCAGCTTTTCATCTCCTATCCATTTCCCTCCTCATCCCTCTGTCTCgatgcacatttttctttataGAATAACTATAATCTCCATTATCCCTCCTTTCATTTGTCTCCTGACCTCcagtctctgcctctctgtccttGAGCGCAGCACAAACTCTCTGGCTATTTCCtttctgactctgtctctgcctctccaccCAGGTGAGTTCATTTTTCGTGAGCTACCGACGCAGGTTCAACCTGGACGAGGTGCTGAGGGAGTGGGCAGCCGAGCAGGTGGCAACCAACCGAGACCAGAGAGACCTGAGGAGGAGTGGCGAGGAGATGGCAGCGGCTACAGAtggagcagctgaggaggacgaggtgaggataaaagaaagaaaggcctTCAGTCATTCTTCTGGTCTTTATGTAGAGAAGCAGCATACACAACAGTTCAAAGAAGGACCTCAACCCAATGAAACAACATTCCATTTTagttttcacaaaatatttccCTGAATGGACTAAAAAGGTtgatgagaaaaatataaatgaccATAAATGCAACATTACACACGACTTGCCAGTATATTTAGCAGAAttcagctctcctcctcagaaCACCTTTGGAAAGCTTTAGTTTTATATTAAAGAggtagttcaacattttggagctaaccctaacccaagtTAGAGGGAGTTAATGCTTTAACCTCTTTACCTGCACAGTGACTCAACTTAAACTGTGACTTGTCGTGATATTTAACCTACagaaatcatgtcttttttttgcgGTGTCGCTGAAAAGTTCCATCATGACAAATTAATGGACTACTTGCGGAgtgacatgaacacatgaatcagaggcacaaaaaacgTTGACAAACCCGACCCGTGCCCTGcaccccctccaaaaaaaaaaacaaaaaaaaacagctttgcatGATTTACGAGAACCTCATTTTCAGGTCGGAAAGCCGGATTTGCAGATTTATCCGGAAGTGACTGAGGTGGAGTGCTGAAGAGAAGGAGCAGGTGGTGGTCTCTGGTGTTGTGagacacctcctcctcttcatcatggAGCTAATATGACgtgtctctccacctctcccttctccacctctctttctatctcacctcacctcatcttcatcctcctccctcccctcaggTCAAAATGGAGGACTCTCCCTCCGAGGCCGCTGGCGgttcctctcccccctcctccactcaGACCCCCTCTAACCTCTCGcagcctcctccactgctgcgCCCCGCCCCTCCCTCAGCTCCACCGAGCCTCCTCCGCCAGCCTCCACCGCTGCAGACGCGTCCTCTTCAGAACCGAGCGCCCCACAACCACCCTCCGCCTCCGCTCATCCGGCCAGCTGTGACCTCCTCATCCACTGGGAGCTCCAACCTCAGGGCTTCACCTCCCAACTCCTCCGCTGCAGGGCAGATGCCTCCATCGCTGGTTGGGCTCAAAGTCGAGCAGCCCAACTCGCACTGATACACACAGATAATAGTaataacgcacacacacacacacacacacacacacctgcaattTAGCATGCAGACTCCATGACTCCATCGTTCCCCGGACcatcacacatcacatgacACTCAGGTCCAtcaggtgacatcacagctctTAAAATGTGGCAGGAAGAGTGTGAGGGGACCCCCGCAGGTCCACTTTGTAAGGCCCTTTACTGTACTAACAAACACCTACCTCCAGACCAGCGTTCTTgagcataacacacacacacacacacacacacacacacacacacacacactcactacaAACAAGCTAGGAGCTTAAAACAAACACTACCTGCACACACCTCCCCAGAGAAAACTAGAAAGAGACACTGGATCGTCAAGCTGTCGAAGAAAGCCATGACCACACAGAGCTAAACCACCTgcctgtttccatggcaactgCTGAACATCTGGAAagtggatatatatatatatatatatatatatatatatatatatatatatatatatatatatatatatatatatatatatatatatatatatatatatatatatatatatatatatatatatatttattaattaattatagtGTAGGTTCCACTGGGCAGGTATCAAGTCATCCAAACAACCttcaggaaaatgaaatgatgagtAAACGAGGGaaaggaaagatggaggaagagttTTTCACATCTGAGCCGAACCTGAGAGGTCGTGTAGATGATACAATCATTCTGGAGAGGATGTGGAGAAACTTGCCTTTTCCTGTTGAGCTCTGCTTTAAAATTGGACCCTCAGAGGAGTTAAAAAGTTACTTTGCAAAGAAATCagactgtgagtgtttttgttggttcaaaaatggaaaaagaagcAGTAGAGGTCCCTCCTCTCGCTCTTCTGTCATAGCCATGTATTACTAGTGTTAACTGGAgtgatgttttcctttttttattttgactagACTTTTAAAGTGAGCCCTAGGTTGGCAACTAGCTATTGTAAGTAGTGTAGGTAGTGCATACTTTattgtaatgatgatgattcttGACTGAGCACTAAGGAGAAAAAGAGCCTTTTAATACAAGTGACTGAAGACGCCTGCCACACTTTGTTTCTCGCTGGCTCAGTGTTCAGGTCCCACTGCTTACTGTCCAGTATATTTTCAGACTTCACCCACAAACACGAAACATTAGGTTCTTTAGAGAGAGTGTGGAGGACTGATGTGATGGAAACAGATGGCCTCTCCTGACCTCctacacacactgatgaagcttgttttcctctgtttgtaGTCTTCAGCTGAAGTTAGCTTCATATTGATGGTGCAGACATGAGTGGTAGGCATCTCTTTGCAAAGACCTGAACAAGTCTATTTTCCAAATTGTTGAGGTGattcagttcagtgttttatgtcCAAATTACAAAAGTGGATTCATAAAGACGTGCTGACAGCTGTGTAAAGCTCTGTAAGTGTAGTAAAGGCAGTTTGTGTCCTGCAGTTTAGCGCTGTGAGAGGTCAGAGGGTGTCTGAAAGGA of Acanthopagrus latus isolate v.2019 chromosome 10, fAcaLat1.1, whole genome shotgun sequence contains these proteins:
- the rcor2 gene encoding REST corepressor 2; translated protein: MPSVMERSGAGVLSRSRAKTVTNGNSQPHSEEESSDEEHAHDSMIRVGGDYQAQIPEFKPDSPTRYNEKDQRSMLVWCPNSLLSDAMLDEYILMAKEKHGYNMEQALGMLLWHKHDVERSLADLANFTPFPDEWTVEDKVLFEQAFSFHGKSFHRIQQMLPDKLISSLVKYYYSWKKTRTRTSVMDRQARRLVSKREKDDSNDDLEEGDPGSDSDFEIDAKKEAVKQNPNSATSDKATPSRSGPVKKESIGAQYRHHPLRARRRPPKGMYLEQSDITSLSASQDAGVLTVRQLDTQLVSLKRQVQSIKQNNSIMKQGLNEGVDTFKPADPAPKMNSRWTTEEQLLAVQAIRRYGKDFAAIAEVIGTKTPAQVSSFFVSYRRRFNLDEVLREWAAEQVATNRDQRDLRRSGEEMAAATDGAAEEDEVKMEDSPSEAAGGSSPPSSTQTPSNLSQPPPLLRPAPPSAPPSLLRQPPPLQTRPLQNRAPHNHPPPPLIRPAVTSSSTGSSNLRASPPNSSAAGQMPPSLVGLKVEQPNSH